The Amphiura filiformis chromosome 13, Afil_fr2py, whole genome shotgun sequence genome segment gaatacgaagaatgtcattctgatatcaaataattttgatttttgaaattcgcaatttaatacacattttatggcaaatcattaaaattgatatttttgatatttaacagtacttgaagtaaactttataaatctgatgatataatacttaaagtgtatgtagatgggatgaaaagccgacgatcaattgaaagttttgacctttcgtattgaagatatggattttttttcccaaaacaccaaaaaaaaattaggtctttttgggaaaaaatccatatcttcaatatgaaaggtcaaaattttcaattgaccgtcggcttttcctcctgctacatacactttaagaatatgtcataagatttatataatttacttcgagtactgttatatatcaaaatttgaaaaatatcaaatttttataatttgtcataaaatttgtattatattgtgattttcaaaaatgaaaattatttgatatcagaaagacatgcttcgtattcagaatgcaattgataggtctgaggtgctctcatgtcccacaaaaaatactgtcgaaacgcaataaacgctcattttagatcccttaaaggtgaaggataagtcattcaaattgacatttggtatttttgaaataaaaaatttggcaaaaaaaaccaaaaagttgaagcccaattcaaatacaatgtaaattacagattcatgtaaaatgccttattttgtcttaaatacacggctttcggctaaaccactagcaggctatattagtacatctataacaatgacaaaggtaacaaaatcttaattttgatgatttttacgatcgtctagATGAGCAAATGAGTTGAGCAGGTACTTTTTGGCGTTATGATGTACTCTGTatgaatcataatcataatcatgcaagagtttgtgtgtaaTGACAGAGTGAAACCTCATTTGATCACAATAACAAATCATGTCAGATCTATTTTTGCATTGGGAAATTCCCATATGACACAGTATTATCATTATATTACATGATACAAAAACAAACCCTGTTGTTGAATAAGGTAAATGCGAGAAGTAGCCATTAATAGAATGAGGATTTTGTAACTATTTGATTAAATTGTAAACGTGATTTCGGGGTACATCTTTGCTAATTATGAAGTGAGCTGTGATCTATGAATTTGGTACCGGAACGTGTTCACAAAGTTGAGCACTTTGAGTTATTACTAAGGTCACTGAACGAAGGAGATATTGTGGAATCATCCCGAAAAGGGGGATTTATTTTGGTCTTCGTCGTCATGCTGATAACTGACTCAATAAGCTTCTAAGGTCTGTCAAGTGTAACGGAATTGAGAGCTGTTCCTGAACAGCAACAAGTGAATAGTGAAAGTAACGTATATTTGTGTGTCGTCATTGCCAAAGAATTTGTAATGCCGAAGAATTATAAAGTTGGAACTGATTATTAAAAAAGTTGTTCGGAACATTGAGTGTaatacagaggatgatttaagcactacccaacaccccactggTTAACTGTGCAGTAGATcagcagtgtgagtaacatgacaccactgctctgctATGCTACATaaaagtgcatggttaaatttgaatttgtacagttatatttgcaTTAAAAACGCTGTGaacatgctggtcgatttcacattttatgttatctacagaaggtgtgaattatcctttaaacacacatcactttagttctgaaatcgaccaagaaataatgacacacgtacacacaattctaaaacaacatcttttgcacagaattcaatgggatttgaaaagtaaagtggcagttgaaactctagtgataacacttttgcagtgcatgatggggcttccttaaatcatcctctgagtgtAACATAACCTTACTTACATGTTTACTATAACTCCCTTTTTGttcttatatttttcatattgttAATTATTCCCTTTAATAATTTGCCAGAGCCTTTTGGTAAATGAGCCATCGAGATAAGAGTAAGAGTGCTGATACTGTTAACACCAAGCCTGTTTTATGTCAATTCAAATATATGTAATCAGTATCTCATGACGATGGTCTAGATGAAACTTCCCGgtaaaatcaaaaacaaatctcGCTCAGTTTGGGAACGTGTTCCAGTTTTCTTTCACCTCCAAGCTCTGTGCTTAAAAGCTTTTATTCATGCAACTCAATTTTGAGTTTATCTAATATGAATAgaatgtaaaataattttcttttgcacaaaaccaaaatattttactcacttgacggtttcgcctatcatggtcgataggcatcatcagaatgatgttggatgatccttacttccggtaggacgtatcccgactgtagagggtgtatttacagccaggagaggatcatacacgtgactgaggtagtgggccccctcgtctctattcatgacaTTGGGTCCTCGTCTCCTGATCCATATAGATTCTTTGACATATCTGGCATTTGCATCACACTCCTTGCTAAGAATTTTggcattgtcccaattgatgaTATGATTTTGTTGCACTGCGTGGTCTGTTATAGCTGACTTGGATTGTTCACTCGCTGATTGTTTTCGGGTTTGCCGGGTGTAATTTGATTTGGTTTTTGACACCCTGTCTGTCTCTTTCTGGTGTTCTTTTAGACGAGTCTCAAATTTTCTTCCCGTTTCACCAACATATGAGTGATTACAATTTGCGCATggagtgagtaaaatattttggttttgtgcaaaagaaaattattttactgtatatctacaaacctgatgaatctatttagtgattTGAGGAATAATTATGGACAAGAATCTGTGAAACAACTACGTGATTTGGAAGGATTTGGCAAGAAAATCGCCCGACATAGAAATCATTTGGTATTCACACTCCGATGTAAAGAATTACGCATCACACCTCGCAGTTTGCAACTAAAGTGCCCGATTAACACCTTGAACGCTAGGAACATCGTAGAAAAGGCAAAACAACAACTTGTTCGCGAACGCATCCGTTTAATTAACAACAAATTAGAGTCACTAAAGGAAGGAAAATCGCGAGTTGAATCCGATTTGTTTTCGCGGTTGCCTGGAGATCTTGCGAATCAGGTGACTGATCATGTGACCCGGAAGTCAGAAAGTGAACatgccaaaacaaaatgtcggcaCATGAAAAAATTGGATCGCTTACAACAGCGAAACCAACCGAAGAAGAGGAGAAATACACCGGATAATGTGGAGTTGGGAGGCGAACAACTGAAGAAATGGGTGATCAACCTTTCTAAGAAAGAGCTCACCAAGCCACAAGAGAGTGTTTTGGCGAAAGGACTGAATTTTGCGCCGACTCCGGCTAAGCTTCCTTACGAAGATTACATCGTTGCTACAGAGCTAGCGTGCCGTAAGTTACCCAAAAATGAAGCTATTTTGCTTAGATCTGAAATGGCCGGGGCCATGCGTAGTTCGAAACCCCCTAAATCTAATATCACCAGGGAGGAAAGACGTGCTATCAATGAGCTCAAAAAAGATGAATCATTGCTTGTACTCCCTGCAGACAAAGGCAAAGCCACTGTTATTATGGAAGTGTCTGAATATGAGGACAAATTATCTGAGTTGTTGAATGATGAAAGAACCTATGAACAACTCCCTGCTGACCCTACTCAAAAGTACAAAAGAGAGCTAGTGGCTACTTTGAGTAAGCTTAAGAAAGAGGAAAAAATTACAAGATCTCAGTATGATCTCCTCTATCCTACGGCTGAAAATATACCCCGAATTTATGGTACCCCAAAATTCACAAGCCGGGTAACAAAGTTCGCCCGATAGTCGATTACACCGGCTCAATCGGTTACCAGACATCGCGTGCTTTAGCTGATATTTTGGCTCCCTTAGTAGGTGGTACGGAGCACCATGTACGCAATTCAAAACATTTAGCTGAAGATATGGTAGAAGTAATGATCGAGGAAGGGGAGATTTTCAATTCACACGATGTTGTTTCGTTGTTCacgaacactcccatagacaaaTCCCTTGAAGTCATTAAAACCCGACTAGAAAATGACACCACCTTGAAAGAAAGAACTCTACTCCCGGCTACAGATGTGATGACATTGCTTCGGTTTATCCTCACTACTACGTATTTTTTGTTCCGCGGGAAAATTTATAAACAGCGGTTCGGCGCTGCTATGGGCAGCCCGGTTTCCCCGGTGGTGGCTAATTTATATTTAGAGTTCTTAGAACAGCATGCCTTAGCCACAGCTCCGCTAGATTGTAGACCTAGACTCTGGAAAAGATACGTCGACGACATATTGGAAATTGTTAAGGAAGACCAGGTCGATAACCTCACCAGTCATCTAAACCAGAGCGATCCAACAGGTAACATAAAATTCACGTATGAAAAAGAACATGAGGGCACTATTCCATTTTTGGACACTCTAATAGTCAAAAAAGCAGATGGCTCGGTCAAGCTGTTAGTCTATAGAAAGGTCACTCACACTGACCAGTACCTAAATTTCGACTCTCACCATCCCATACACCACAAACTAGGTGTAATTCGCACTCTGTTAGACAGAATGAACAGTGTGGTAACGGAAGACGAGGACAGAAAACAAGAAGAAGAGAAGATCAAGCAGGCGCTCGGGCGTTGTGGCTATCCTAATTGGTCCTTtaagaaagtgaaagaaaaaaTGCTTAACAAACAGAGCAAGCCCAACACCAAGAAAGATAGTAGCGATCGGACCAAGGGATTTGTCGTGATCCCGTACGTAGAGGGTCTCGCAGACAAAGCCAATAGGATCTTCCGGAAACACGGAATTGCCACTGCTATGAAACCTAACACCACGCTCCGAAAAATACTGGTTCATCCCAAAGACAAAATAGACCCACTTAGCACAACTGACTGCGTTTATGAAATTCCATGCGCAAATTGTAATCACTCATATGTTGGTGAAACGGGAAGAAAATTTGAGACTCGTCTAAAAGAACACCAGAAAGAGACAGACAGGGTGTCAAAAACCAAATCAAATTACACCCGGCAAACCCGAAAACAATCAGCGAGTGAACAATCCAAGTCAGCTATAACAGACCACGCAGTGCAACAAAATCATAtcatcaattgggacaatgccAAAATTCTTAGCAAGGAGTGTGATGCAAATGCCAGATATGTCAAAGAATCTATATGGATCAGGAGACGAGGACCCAAtgtcatgaatagagacgaggtAGCCCACTACctcagtcacgtgtatgatcctctcctggctgtaaatacaccctctacagtcgggatacgtcctaccggaagtaaggatcatccaacatcattctgatgatgcctatcgaccatgataggcgaaaccgtcaagtgagtaaaatattttggttttgtgcaaaagaaaattattttactgtatatctacaaacctgatgaatctatttagtgatgAATAGAATGTGTGGGCATTTGTAgattgcttacttgcttacttgcttgcttatgtcgactcttgtagtcggactcccataatAGCTCTCCAAACTGTTCTGTCAAGCATACAATtcttgatgtctgggcctgttaatcctgtatcatctgccagcatcttgatataatccttcttgggtgcacctcttgttcgttttccatgtttgggctgccacataagaacactagaagctgcttcctcttcgcttcttgcacagtgccctgcaaactttaaccttctaatcctgagcctctcagagattggtaacagattcccatatagttctttgttggtggtgtgagtttgccatatctagtgccttccgcaagagacgggtatagcagccatccatagcttttctcattttggttgttattgtccatgtttcagcgccatatgttagtaccgattctacagtggtggtaaacaacttgatctttagatctcttggtagattacttttccagatcttgtccatgctgttgcatgctttccaagcaagtgcctttctgatgttgaagtccttctcactactggcagtccatgcacctagatatttgaagtcttgtACTATCTCCAATTCGCTTCCGTCCAGTGTTTTTATTGAAGACGGAGTTTCCTTGTACAGCATTGCCTTGGTCTTCTTGGCATTCATTTCTAGTCCCACTTTCTGTGCAACAGCTTCAACAAGATGTAACAGTTCTTGCGCGTCTTTGAGGTTGTCAGCTAGAAGAGCAATATCGTCTGCAAAATCCAGGTCTATGATTGTGCGTGGGCCTATTCGCCTACTTTTCCTGGGCTCCAGAGTAAAGCCAAGTCGCTCTTCATTGCCTTCCATAGCCTTCCTTAAAACATAATCAAGGACTACGATAAAGAGGAATGGTGGCAGAGTGTCTCCCTGCAGAACTCCTGCTTGGATCTCAAAATCCTTAGTGACACCATCAGGTGATGTGACATGAGCTATAGTATGATGGTACATGCATCCTATGGCAGCCACTAGCCTCTCTGGGACTCCATATGCTCTCATTATGTCAAGCACTTTCCCACGGTGGATGGTATCAAATGCCTTCTTGAAATCGATGAATATTACTGCTGCATTGAGATTGTTGTTCTTGACTTCCTCAATTATCCTCCTTAGAGCAAGTATTTGTGACACCGTAGATCTCCCAGGTCGAAAACCATTTTGGTTGAATCTCAGGACCGGGTCAAGGTAAGTGCGAATCCTATTGAGTAGCAGCCTGTTGAATGTTTTTGCTACGATGGATGACAAACATATTCCCCTGTAGTTCTTCCCTTCTCTTAAATCTCCACTTTTGGGGATTGGTATGAGGTTGAGAATTGACCACTGGTCAGGTTTCTTTCCATTCATCAATGCCTCGTTGCAGAAGTTGAGGACTATGTCATCAAGGTTGCAGCGTTTTAGGACTTCAGGTGGAATCCCATCCTCACCGGTGCTTTTcccttctgaaatgtcttttttggCTGTGTCATATTCAACCTGATAAAAGCATCAGTTCGCATATTGAACTCTTCGTATACTTGATCTTTGGCTTCATGCTCATCGGTTACATCTGGTGGGTCTCCAAGTAGTTGCTGGAAGTGTTGGAACCAAGCATTCAGTCTTTCGCCTTGCGTGTCCCCTTTTATTTGGCCTTTTTAAGCAGATTTACGCCCACTAACTTCATTGATGAGGTCCCAGGCTGCCTTATGCTGGCAGTTGATGTTACAATTCTCCACCTCCTTGATCTTATCTTTCTTTTAAGGATTTGCTCGTTTGCCTCTTCATAAACCTTTCTCAGATGATTCTTCTTAGACTGCAGTTCAGATCTTGACATGTTTGAAACTTCTTGGCTGTCCACAAGTTGCGCTTGCTGTAGTTCTCTCCTCGCTTCTTCAATCCTGGGATCATGCCAGATTGCTTCCTTAGGGCGCTTCCTAGCTTTTGGAATTAGCTCCTCCGCGATATCTTTGTTGGCCTGGATAAAGCATTCATACACTGCTGTAACATTATCATCACAGTTCTTCCTTAGTGCACTGAATTGGTTCTGCACCTTAATAGTGTAGCGCTCCTGAAGCTCATCATCATGTACTAGTTGTCTCCAGTCATACTTAACTTTCCTTGGTGGAGTTTTACCACTAGCTCTTAGACTAAGGCGTATTTTGGCTGTCACTATGCGGTGGTCTGAACCTATGCTAGCAAAGGAGTTGTAGGCACAGGAGTTAGTAACACTATTTCTCCACTTTCTGCGTACCAGGATGTAATCTATCTGTACCTTAAATCCAGATGGTAATCTACACGTCCAGAGTCGTGGTTCCTTCTTCCTAAAACAAACATTTGTGATAACAAGATCATTTTCAAGGGCTAGGTTGTGTAGCATTTCACCATTTCTGTTGGTGGTTTCATGATATGGAAAGTTGTAGTATTCCATGCCAACACGACCATTGAAGTCACCCATAACGATCAGAAAGCTGTGGGCTGGAACTTGTCGTATCGTTCTGTCTAGTAGTTGGAAGTGTTGTTCTGCATCTCTTTCCTCAGACACGTTTGTAGGACAATAGGTGACAATAACTGTAGTCCTTGGATTGCCAGCAAGGGTCATGCACAATATTCTAGGTGACACAGAGTTACAAAATAGAAATGCTCTCTTAGCTTTTGGGCTTAACAGTAGTCCGACTCCCCCTCCAATGGATACTCCGCCAGTATTTCTCCAAGCAGAGGATGAGACGAGTTGATATCCATCATAAAGATCCTGATGCCTGATTTCCTCGTCTTGGTGCACAATTCGATGTTCCTGTATTCCAATAATGTCTTGGTTGTATAACTTGGCTAGACCACATATTTCCTCTTGAAGATGCATACTACTCATTGTTCTTGTGTTGAGAGTAGAAATGTACAACGACTTCTTACATTTAAGGAGTTTTaacttacttactttacttaaCTCACTTACTCCTCCTCTATCCGTGTTCACCCCTCCTTTCGGCTTTAAGGTGACCACTTCATGTATATCAGCAGGTGATACAGATTCGGAGCTAGGTGATGCTTTGGTAGGGGCTTTAACCCTAGTGCTTTTGGTTGTAGCCATTATTGTTAGTCTTTCAGTTGCTGTAGATACTGTTGATGGTCGCAACTCCTATCAACAGGTGTCCTGTGGCCGTTGAGAATGAAAGTTGTGCTTCTTTCTTCATCCGCCCTCTGCACTTGTTACTTTTGTCTCCAACCAAAAGCGCCAAGTTGTTGCTCAGGTCTCAGGACTCCCTGATTTTGTTCACTGGCTGTACGATGAATTACCTTCAAAGCACCCTCTTGCCGTTGTTGAGATTAGATCCCACATCCGCATACTGCACCTCTAGGGCCGCTTGTTGCTCCGAGATCCCCTACATATCTGCCTGGGGTCGCAAGATCCCAGTTACCGGTAGTGACCAACGTGGAGGTTATGTAGAAGTCTTGAGAtaggagaggctatgtactggcaggaGAAGACTTACTCAATCTGCTTCTCTTTTCACCTTTCGGCTAGCCAGCGGCAAGTTGGGTTCATCCGTAGTATAGGAGTGTTTCAAGTAAGCAAAGAAGCAAAGCAAACAAAGTGTAGCAAGGAGAAGGATAGGAAGGAAAGGAATGAAGGAAGGGAAGGAATGAAGGATAGGGAAACAGCAACTACAGCTACTTCTACAACTACAACTAGTATGCACTAGGCGCATCACTATACTCCTGTGACAATTTGTCACCCACCTCCTTGTAGATTACCATTTTATACTTCTAGTATACTTTCGCTTTTTTTAACATAACAAAAATTGAATACCATAACGTGATCACTTTGTACCGAACAGTTGCATGAAATGACCGTCCGGCTTTTTAGGCGACAATTACATTATAATATGTAGTACTTTAACTCTCGAGAGGTATAAAAAGTCATTTTAGTGATTGCTTCTGCCATTTTTAGAAGCAAACTGAAAATACTCAAAACCAGAGGCAAAAATTTGAATATGCGGGAAGTGCCAAATGTGACACACGAAGCAAGGAAACAATATCCATGCATTGTTATGATTGTAAAGACAGCAGACGTATCATTGCCTTTCTTTTTTCCATTAATCAATAAATCCATATAATTTTCTCTTCTGTTTCATATATGAAACCTAGATTTCTGTTTGCTATGGGCAGACCTATTTTTTCCATAAAGCCATAATCACACTAATGTTGTTCAAATCTTGTTTTTGAATTGTCACCAATCCTACCTTGTTTTCTATGATGCGGGGTTTCCGTCAAGAGAGAGACAAAGTCTTAGCATCATTATTATAAAGCTCTCCATAATCATGATTATCTTCTTTCCAATACCAAAGTTAATGCCAAATATTAACTAAGGTTATCTTCTTAAACACCTTTGGGCAGTTTGTCTGATGTATGCTTAACGATATTGGGCAGACTGGGCAGATTTAGTATTGGATTCTAAAAAGAAGTGAATATTACTTACGAATACTGTGTTTTACtcccatttatttatttcattttgtacGAGTATATTAGTGAAGCAAAACTCACTAACAAAATATTGACTGCTCATGATATGCAAAAAATACTGAAGGTTTACTCGAACATTGTATTAATTAAAAATAAGATTTCATATGGTTCTTTGTCGAAATTGGGACTCGTGTCGTGTAAATTAATCTCAGAACGGACCACTttctgctttaattccatttcgATTAAACACACTCTGCATGGTTTCTTGTCGAAACTAGGACCCACGACATTTGAAATTAATCCCAGAACGGACTATTTCCTGTGGAAATCGTGTGAGATTCAATTCTACTAGAAAACTGGTGACAGCTTAAGTGTGCATCACAAAATGTTC includes the following:
- the LOC140167590 gene encoding uncharacterized protein; its protein translation is MATTKSTRVKAPTKASPSSESVSPADIHEVVTLKPKGGVNTDRGGVSELSKVSKLKLLKCKKSLYISTLNTRTMSSMHLQEEICGLAKLYNQDIIGIQEHRIVHQDEEIRHQDLYDGYQLVSSSAWRNTGGVSIGGGVGLLLSPKAKRAFLFCNSVSPRILCMTLAGNPRTTVIVTYCPTNVSEERDAEQHFQLLDRTIRQVPAHSFLIVMGDFNGRVGMEYYNFPYHETTNRNGEMLHNLALENDLVITNVCFRKKEPRLWTCRLPSGFKVQIDYILVRRKWRNSVTNSCAYNSFASIGSDHRIVTAKIRLSLRASGKTPPRKVKYDWRQLVHDDELQERYTIKVQNQFSALRKNCDDNVTAVYECFIQANKDIAEELIPKARKRPKEAIWHDPRIEEARRELQQAQLVDSQEVSNMSRSELQSKKNHLRKVYEEANEQILKRKIRSRRWRIVTSTASIRQPGTSSMKLVGVEYDTAKKDISEGKSTGEDGIPPEVLKRCNLDDIVLNFCNEALMNGKKPDQWSILNLIPIPKSGDLREGKNYRGICLSSIVAKTFNRLLLNRIRTYLDPVLRFNQNGFRPGRSTVSQILALRRIIEEVKNNNLNAAVIFIDFKKAFDTIHRGKVLDIMRAYGVPERLVAAIGCMYHHTIAHVTSPDGVTKDFEIQAGVLQGDTLPPFLFIVVLDYVLRKAMEGNEERLGFTLEPRKSRRIGPRTIIDLDFADDIALLADNLKDAQELLHLVEAVAQKVGLEMNAKKTKAMLYKETPSSIKTLDGSELEID